One genomic segment of Sanyastnella coralliicola includes these proteins:
- a CDS encoding ArsR/SmtB family transcription factor, with protein MGITKTEGFSTDILRKVTLMKSLAHPARLAIVEHLLATPNCICGDLQDVVGLAQPTISQHLKEMKNAGLIEGTVTGSRVCYCINEHAFQELADFFNERSEHFAERNKCC; from the coding sequence GTGGGAATTACAAAGACTGAAGGATTCAGTACGGATATCCTCCGTAAAGTGACTTTGATGAAGAGTTTGGCTCATCCAGCACGCCTGGCCATTGTAGAGCATTTACTAGCGACGCCTAACTGTATTTGTGGCGATCTACAAGATGTCGTTGGACTCGCACAACCTACCATCTCGCAGCACCTGAAAGAGATGAAAAACGCGGGACTGATTGAAGGTACTGTGACCGGAAGTCGTGTTTGTTATTGCATTAACGAGCACGCTTTTCAAGAACTCGCTGACTTCTTTAACGAGCGCTCTGAGCATTTCGCTGAGCGCAACAAGTGTTGCTGA
- the arsB gene encoding ACR3 family arsenite efflux transporter has product MAERRAIQGFEKHLTWWVLLCIALGIGIGKLAGDQIQGIAELEVYHVNIPIAVLIWAMIFPMMVQIDFSSIKNLKSNSKGIGLTVFINWLIKPFSMALIAWLFFDFIYEGLIDDATANEYMAGAILLGAAPCTAMVFVWSYLAEGNPNYTLIQVSVNDLIMVFAFVPIVRFLLGITSIETPWNVLITSTIAFVVIPLTAGYLANKYILKTKGAQWLKERFIPKLKPVSIIALLSTLILLFAFQGEKILNDPLAILLIAIPLAIQTYLIFFAGWFGGKFLKLPYQTCAPAAMIGASNFFELAVAVAIALFGLESGAALVTVVGVLIEVPIMLSLVRISMNRRY; this is encoded by the coding sequence ATGGCAGAACGTAGAGCGATTCAAGGGTTTGAGAAACACCTGACTTGGTGGGTACTGCTGTGTATCGCCCTTGGTATTGGTATCGGTAAACTCGCAGGGGATCAGATCCAAGGCATTGCCGAACTTGAAGTATACCATGTGAACATCCCAATAGCGGTATTGATTTGGGCAATGATCTTTCCGATGATGGTGCAGATTGATTTCTCTTCCATCAAAAATCTGAAGTCAAATTCGAAGGGCATTGGTTTGACCGTTTTCATCAACTGGTTGATCAAACCATTTTCGATGGCGTTGATCGCTTGGCTGTTCTTTGACTTCATCTATGAAGGGCTGATCGATGATGCCACCGCGAATGAATACATGGCTGGTGCCATCCTTTTAGGTGCGGCACCATGCACTGCCATGGTTTTTGTTTGGTCTTACTTAGCAGAGGGAAATCCGAATTACACCTTGATACAAGTGTCTGTCAATGACCTGATCATGGTCTTCGCTTTTGTACCAATTGTTCGATTCTTGTTAGGGATCACTTCCATCGAAACACCTTGGAACGTGTTGATCACGAGCACCATTGCTTTTGTGGTGATTCCGTTAACAGCGGGATATTTAGCCAATAAATACATCCTGAAAACGAAAGGGGCGCAATGGTTGAAAGAGCGGTTTATTCCCAAGCTTAAGCCGGTTTCGATCATAGCCTTACTGAGCACCTTAATTCTACTCTTTGCATTTCAAGGCGAGAAAATCCTGAATGATCCATTGGCCATTCTATTGATTGCCATTCCACTGGCTATTCAAACCTACTTGATCTTTTTCGCGGGATGGTTCGGAGGGAAGTTCTTGAAACTGCCTTATCAAACCTGTGCACCTGCGGCCATGATTGGTGCGAGCAACTTCTTTGAATTGGCAGTTGCGGTTGCCATTGCGTTGTTCGGATTGGAATCCGGAGCTGCGTTGGTCACCGTAGTCGGCGTGCTCATAGAAGTGCCGATTATGCTTTCGCTCGTCCGCATTTCCATGAACCGCCGGTACTAG
- a CDS encoding aminoacetone oxidase family FAD-binding enzyme, with the protein MADLDLIVVGAGAAGVFGAIRCAEVNPSAKILILEKAKRPLEKVKISGGGRCNVTHGIFDPRELSKFYPRGQRELLGPFNTFMTGDMMGWLGERGVETKIEDDGRVFPISDDSQTIIDCFMKELRDRKIELRTSSGVTTILPKDDHWEVTTSDATLTTQKLFFTAGSSPAAWKMLQGLGLPMVDQVPSLFTFNIKSAVIDGLMGLSVPNAEIKIPGTKLNDHGPLLITHWGLSGPAILKTSAWGARDLHERNYRFDVIVNWTMDQESTIDDWISDQRTRFATRSVASTVYPEIPKRLWHQMVDDAGVHVGNWADQNKRNLEHLKRNIISCTLEVNGKSTFKEEFVTAGGVELKAVNFKSMESKDFPGLYLAGEVLNIDAVTGGFNFQAAWTCSWIAGTSIANSLLD; encoded by the coding sequence ATGGCTGATCTTGATTTGATCGTAGTTGGTGCTGGAGCCGCAGGGGTTTTCGGAGCCATTCGTTGTGCAGAGGTAAATCCTTCTGCTAAAATTCTAATCCTTGAAAAGGCGAAAAGACCCTTAGAGAAGGTCAAGATCTCAGGCGGTGGACGTTGCAATGTGACACACGGTATCTTCGACCCAAGAGAGCTTTCTAAATTCTATCCGCGAGGTCAACGTGAGCTTTTAGGACCATTCAACACCTTTATGACAGGAGACATGATGGGTTGGCTCGGCGAACGAGGCGTGGAGACAAAGATTGAAGACGATGGTAGAGTATTTCCCATTTCCGACGATAGTCAAACAATCATAGACTGCTTCATGAAAGAGCTGAGAGATCGAAAGATTGAGCTCAGAACTAGCAGTGGAGTGACAACCATTTTACCGAAAGATGATCATTGGGAAGTGACAACTTCTGATGCCACCCTGACCACGCAGAAACTCTTCTTTACCGCCGGTTCTAGTCCTGCTGCCTGGAAGATGCTTCAGGGGCTAGGTCTACCGATGGTTGATCAAGTTCCTTCGCTTTTCACATTCAATATTAAGTCAGCGGTCATTGATGGTCTTATGGGGCTAAGCGTTCCCAATGCAGAAATTAAGATCCCGGGAACCAAGTTGAATGATCATGGTCCTCTACTTATCACCCATTGGGGATTGAGTGGGCCTGCCATCCTGAAGACTAGTGCCTGGGGAGCACGAGATTTGCATGAGCGGAATTATCGATTCGACGTAATTGTGAACTGGACCATGGATCAAGAATCGACCATCGATGACTGGATCTCAGATCAACGCACCCGATTCGCAACACGCAGTGTGGCTTCTACGGTATATCCAGAGATCCCAAAACGCCTATGGCACCAAATGGTAGATGATGCCGGTGTTCATGTTGGGAACTGGGCTGATCAAAACAAGCGCAATCTCGAGCATCTCAAACGGAATATTATCTCATGCACGCTCGAAGTCAATGGCAAGAGCACCTTTAAGGAGGAATTCGTCACTGCCGGAGGTGTAGAGTTGAAAGCGGTGAATTTCAAATCTATGGAGTCAAAAGACTTCCCGGGATTGTATTTGGCCGGCGAAGTGCTCAACATAGACGCCGTTACCGGAGGATTCAACTTTCAAGCTGCTTGGACATGTTCCTGGATTGCAGGTACTTCTATTGCCAATTCCCTACTCGATTAA
- a CDS encoding Spy/CpxP family protein refolding chaperone, whose translation MKKMMMMLLAGFMAIGASAQETKDCSEKCSKEDRRANAEERHERRRAETIEALQLTETQIAQWDEIHEKYRPERKKIKSESKDDREARREEMKAVREQMDAEIDQILTPDQRKTWAAMKKDKEAKRKHRQDVGPTVPRQ comes from the coding sequence ATGAAGAAAATGATGATGATGCTACTTGCCGGATTCATGGCAATCGGGGCAAGCGCACAAGAAACCAAAGACTGTTCTGAAAAGTGCAGCAAAGAAGATCGACGAGCAAACGCAGAAGAGCGTCATGAAAGACGCCGCGCAGAAACTATCGAAGCACTTCAACTCACAGAAACACAAATTGCACAGTGGGATGAAATCCACGAAAAGTACCGTCCGGAGCGCAAGAAGATCAAATCGGAATCAAAAGATGATCGTGAAGCCCGTCGTGAAGAGATGAAAGCTGTTCGCGAACAGATGGACGCAGAGATTGATCAGATATTGACTCCTGATCAACGTAAAACGTGGGCAGCGATGAAAAAAGACAAGGAAGCGAAGCGCAAGCACCGCCAAGATGTTGGCCCAACCGTACCACGGCAATAA
- a CDS encoding RNA-binding domain-containing protein, whose amino-acid sequence MQKLERSAFDQAIEASVLNVLSEEKRSDLYEIHEVWTLSRNEEVFKSHQEGKRLFVVSKGCFKLFLKNGKVKTLKTGQLFGEVAALTENERLGSATGGDDISQVITFEKSKLESQGLIPSDSNPSLLRLLFQNTVNYLHELLDNSTETLIQRGEDEQLEFKEGGHNPNIIKSIAAFLNTQGGTLLIGVNDAGEVIGVPDYSNQAADKYDQDFQNLIREKLGTDAMPFVHFCHSCFEGKGVYRIDVVPSDRPIYAFTGKGTSGESFFIRSGSTNQQLGFGAALHYIARRFPAELLRVNG is encoded by the coding sequence ATGCAAAAACTAGAGCGTTCAGCATTTGACCAAGCGATTGAGGCTTCCGTACTCAACGTATTATCTGAAGAGAAGCGATCTGACCTTTACGAGATTCACGAAGTGTGGACCTTGAGCCGAAACGAAGAGGTGTTCAAATCACATCAAGAAGGGAAGCGACTATTCGTTGTTTCGAAAGGCTGCTTCAAGCTATTCTTGAAAAACGGAAAAGTGAAAACGCTCAAAACAGGTCAGCTTTTCGGTGAGGTGGCCGCACTCACTGAGAATGAACGTCTTGGTTCGGCTACGGGAGGAGATGACATTTCCCAAGTGATCACCTTTGAAAAGAGCAAGCTTGAAAGTCAAGGGCTGATCCCTTCAGATTCCAATCCTTCATTGCTCCGCCTCTTATTCCAGAACACGGTAAACTATCTTCATGAGTTGCTTGACAACAGTACTGAAACCTTGATACAACGAGGAGAAGATGAACAACTCGAGTTCAAAGAAGGAGGCCACAATCCTAACATCATCAAGTCAATCGCAGCTTTCCTGAATACCCAAGGAGGAACATTGCTCATTGGAGTGAATGATGCGGGAGAGGTCATTGGCGTTCCTGACTATTCCAATCAAGCAGCCGATAAGTACGACCAAGATTTCCAGAACCTCATCCGTGAGAAACTGGGTACTGACGCCATGCCATTCGTACACTTCTGTCACTCCTGTTTTGAAGGCAAGGGGGTCTACCGTATTGATGTGGTTCCATCTGATCGTCCGATCTACGCCTTCACCGGAAAAGGAACTTCAGGTGAAAGCTTCTTCATTCGATCGGGCTCAACCAACCAACAGCTGGGTTTTGGTGCAGCCTTGCATTACATCGCTCGCAGATTCCCTGCTGAACTTCTTCGTGTAAATGGCTGA
- a CDS encoding low molecular weight phosphatase family protein yields the protein MKTLTLSIIFISSLFGISEYCDESPTTTNEDKKMKLFPQIEERISSLIAEQDQIEETRKDELQELADFISEKRQKNEPVDLTFICTHNSRRSHLSQIWAATAAAYYELDGISTFSGGTEATAFNIRAVNALRKDGFKISDAQGDNPNYELQMAPGSHMVCFSKKYTHESNPQSGFIAIMTCSHADESCPIVYGAEARFPIRYIDPKVSDDTDLEDSTYYARSHQIGREMLWLMSRVK from the coding sequence ATGAAAACGTTAACGCTCTCCATCATTTTTATCTCGTCGCTTTTCGGGATTTCAGAATATTGCGACGAATCTCCCACTACAACCAACGAAGACAAAAAGATGAAGCTCTTCCCACAGATTGAAGAAAGAATCTCTTCCTTGATCGCCGAACAAGATCAGATTGAAGAGACACGCAAAGACGAACTGCAAGAGCTAGCAGACTTCATTTCTGAAAAACGACAGAAGAACGAGCCTGTTGATTTGACCTTTATTTGCACACACAATAGTCGTCGTAGTCATCTCAGTCAAATCTGGGCGGCAACTGCCGCTGCCTATTATGAACTTGACGGTATCTCAACATTCTCAGGAGGAACTGAGGCAACCGCTTTCAATATTCGCGCAGTGAATGCGCTGCGTAAAGACGGCTTCAAGATCTCAGACGCACAGGGAGACAATCCTAACTACGAGCTACAAATGGCCCCGGGATCTCACATGGTATGTTTCTCAAAGAAATACACGCATGAATCAAATCCTCAAAGCGGATTCATTGCAATCATGACTTGCTCTCACGCAGATGAGAGTTGTCCAATCGTATACGGTGCCGAAGCACGCTTCCCCATCAGATACATTGACCCTAAAGTATCTGACGACACAGACTTGGAAGACTCTACTTACTATGCTCGGAGTCACCAAATTGGCCGTGAAATGCTGTGGTTGATGTCTCGCGTGAAGTAA